From a single Fusobacterium ulcerans ATCC 49185 genomic region:
- the serS gene encoding serine--tRNA ligase encodes MLELKFIRENRELVREMLANRNSNIDLAEFDKLDEERRTILGEVELLKQKRNTESAEIARLKKEKQDASQIIEEMGKVSAQIKELDAKLAEVDEKLTYFQMVIPNMYQEGTPVGKDEESNVEVRRWGTPREFTFEPKAHWEIGENLGILDFERGSKLGGSRFVLYRGMGARVERALINFMLDMHTTEHGYTEHITPFLVKREICEGTGQLPKFEEDMYRTTDDMFLISTSEITMTNIHRKEILDEKELPKYYTAYSPCFRREAGSYGKDVKGIIRVHQFNKVEMVKIATQESSYEELEKMVVNAEEVLQRLELPYRVIQLCTGDLGFSAAKTYDLEVWLPSQNKYREISSCSNCTDFQARRMGLKYRPNGSSKSEFCHTLNGSGLAVGRTFVAIMENYQQEDGSFLIPKALVPYMGGIDVIKK; translated from the coding sequence ATGTTAGAATTAAAATTTATTCGTGAGAACAGAGAACTTGTGAGAGAGATGCTTGCTAATAGAAACAGTAACATTGATCTTGCAGAATTTGACAAACTTGATGAAGAGAGAAGAACTATACTAGGTGAAGTAGAACTTTTAAAACAAAAAAGAAATACTGAATCTGCTGAAATCGCAAGATTAAAAAAGGAAAAACAAGACGCTTCTCAAATAATAGAAGAGATGGGAAAAGTTTCTGCTCAAATAAAAGAGCTTGATGCAAAATTAGCAGAAGTAGATGAGAAACTTACTTATTTCCAAATGGTAATTCCGAATATGTATCAAGAAGGAACTCCAGTAGGAAAAGATGAAGAATCAAATGTTGAAGTAAGAAGATGGGGAACACCAAGAGAATTTACATTTGAACCAAAAGCTCACTGGGAAATAGGAGAAAATCTTGGAATACTTGATTTTGAAAGAGGATCAAAATTAGGAGGATCAAGATTTGTATTGTATAGAGGAATGGGAGCAAGAGTAGAAAGAGCTCTTATCAACTTTATGCTTGATATGCATACTACAGAACATGGATATACTGAGCATATAACTCCATTTTTAGTAAAAAGAGAAATATGTGAAGGAACTGGACAGCTTCCTAAATTTGAAGAAGATATGTATAGAACTACTGATGATATGTTCCTTATTTCAACTTCTGAAATTACAATGACTAATATCCATAGAAAAGAGATATTAGATGAAAAAGAATTACCAAAATATTATACAGCTTACTCTCCATGTTTCAGAAGAGAAGCAGGATCATATGGTAAAGATGTTAAAGGAATAATCAGAGTACACCAATTCAATAAAGTGGAAATGGTAAAAATAGCAACTCAGGAATCTTCTTATGAAGAATTAGAAAAAATGGTAGTTAATGCTGAAGAGGTTCTTCAAAGACTTGAGCTTCCATACAGAGTTATTCAACTATGCACTGGAGACTTAGGATTCTCAGCTGCTAAGACTTATGACTTAGAAGTATGGCTTCCATCTCAAAATAAATACAGAGAAATTTCTTCTTGCTCTAACTGTACAGATTTCCAAGCTAGAAGAATGGGACTTAAATACAGACCTAATGGAAGTTCAAAAAGTGAGTTCTGCCATACATTAAATGGATCAGGACTTGCAGTAGGAAGAACTTTTGTAGCTATTATGGAGAATTATCAACAGGAAGATGGATCATTCCTTATTCCAAAAGCTCTAGTTCCATATATGGGTGGAATAGATGTTATTAAAAAGTAG
- the lpxD gene encoding UDP-3-O-(3-hydroxymyristoyl)glucosamine N-acyltransferase has protein sequence MNYKLVDLIALLGCEVKGDLSLENISGLAPFFQAQEDSLTFASDEKFLKKLHETRAKVIIVPDIPLPENIGKTYLKVKENPRTLMPKLLNFFKRKTRPFEKMIEDSSKIGNNVRLAPNVYIGHDTVIGDNVVIHPNVTIGEGVTIGEGTVIYSNATIREFCVIGKKCVIQPGAVIGSDGFGFIKIAGNNTKIEQIGHVVLEDEVEIGANTTIDRGTIGNTVIKKFTKIDNLVQIAHNDIIGENCLLISQVGIAGSVEVGDNTTLAGQVGVAGHLKIGSNVVIAAKSGVSGNVADNQMLSGYPLMDHKEDLKVRVSWKKLPELLKRVRAIEKKLEEK, from the coding sequence ATGAACTACAAGTTAGTTGATTTGATTGCCCTCCTTGGTTGTGAAGTAAAGGGAGATTTAAGTCTGGAAAATATTTCTGGGCTTGCTCCCTTTTTTCAAGCACAAGAGGACAGTCTGACATTTGCATCAGATGAAAAATTTTTAAAAAAGCTGCATGAAACTAGAGCAAAAGTAATAATAGTACCAGATATTCCTTTACCAGAAAATATTGGAAAGACATATTTGAAAGTTAAAGAAAATCCAAGAACGCTTATGCCAAAACTTTTGAATTTTTTTAAGAGGAAAACTAGACCTTTTGAAAAAATGATAGAAGATTCCAGCAAAATAGGAAATAATGTCAGACTAGCACCAAATGTTTACATAGGGCATGATACTGTAATAGGAGATAATGTAGTTATTCATCCTAATGTAACAATAGGAGAAGGAGTAACAATAGGAGAGGGAACAGTTATTTATTCCAATGCAACTATTAGAGAATTTTGTGTTATTGGAAAAAAATGTGTGATTCAGCCAGGAGCGGTAATAGGGTCAGATGGATTTGGATTTATAAAAATTGCTGGAAATAACACTAAGATAGAGCAGATAGGGCATGTAGTATTGGAAGATGAAGTAGAAATAGGGGCTAATACCACAATAGATAGAGGAACTATAGGAAATACAGTAATTAAAAAATTTACTAAAATAGATAATCTAGTACAAATAGCTCATAATGATATAATTGGAGAAAATTGCCTTCTTATATCCCAAGTAGGGATAGCTGGAAGTGTTGAAGTGGGAGATAATACTACTCTTGCTGGGCAGGTAGGAGTAGCTGGACACTTAAAGATAGGAAGCAATGTAGTCATAGCAGCTAAATCTGGAGTAAGTGGAAATGTGGCAGATAATCAAATGTTATCAGGATATCCTTTAATGGATCATAAAGAAGATTTAAAAGTAAGGGTTTCATGGAAAAAACTTCCTGAATTATTAAAAAGAGTTAGAGCTATAGAAAAAAAATTAGAAGAAAAATAG
- a CDS encoding BamA/OMP85 family outer membrane protein, with product MRKQLIVLMVFLLGLFSFGAESNYSIKKVEVINNREIPFEIILENMRSKEGEKFVTDNMIEDYKSIKGLEYVNDVSIQPTVYDGGIKLTVDITENRDAKSMLEKKGIIPLSERGKVDTSLLVNSIEFIGNHYVSTKELMDKVPVKVGSYFSKNKVIEGHKNLIESGYFRDVIPDAVKSGKGVKVIYEVMENPILNGVNIIGNTVYSTEDLMKVIQTEPGKIFNINTIREDRDRILKKYQDDGYTLTDVTDIGINGNLELEIYLSEGTVRDIQFKKMVTKQKGARRKPTDDVLKTKTYVIERELEFSKDEIFNSNKYDETVKNLMRLGHFKNVKYESRDIPGDPDGKTIILLLDEERTAILQGAISYGSEIGLLGTISIKDTNWKGKGQELGFTFEKSDEDYTSFSINFYDPWIKDTDRISWGWSLYKNSYEDDDSKLFHEIDTIGAKFNIGKGLTKNVRLSLGTKFEYVEEKAQKNKFYKNGGKYYWFNGGEEVQGIDDDYFIWSLFPSLTYDTRNHFWNPTAGEYAKLQLEGGYAGGYDGDIFGNITLELRKYHRGFFKNNTFAYKVVGGIMTDSTKETQRFWVGGGSTLRGYDGGFFKGTQKIVGTVENRTQINELLGFVVFFDAGRAWNYKGRDRDYGQDADIPDKIATTAGVGLRLNTPIGPLRFDFGWPVGDKMDSGMEFYFNMGQSF from the coding sequence ATGAGAAAACAATTAATAGTACTAATGGTTTTTCTATTGGGACTTTTCAGTTTTGGTGCTGAATCTAATTACAGCATTAAAAAAGTGGAGGTTATAAACAATAGAGAGATTCCTTTTGAAATCATTTTGGAGAACATGAGGTCAAAAGAGGGAGAGAAGTTTGTAACAGATAATATGATTGAAGATTACAAAAGTATCAAAGGGTTAGAATATGTAAATGATGTTTCTATTCAACCAACAGTTTATGATGGTGGAATAAAGCTGACTGTTGATATAACAGAAAACAGGGATGCAAAATCTATGCTTGAGAAAAAAGGGATTATCCCTTTATCAGAAAGAGGAAAAGTTGATACATCTTTACTAGTAAACTCAATTGAATTTATTGGAAATCATTATGTAAGTACTAAAGAACTTATGGATAAAGTTCCAGTAAAGGTTGGAAGTTATTTTTCTAAAAATAAGGTTATAGAAGGACATAAAAATCTTATTGAAAGTGGATATTTCAGAGATGTTATTCCTGATGCTGTTAAAAGTGGAAAAGGGGTAAAAGTAATATATGAAGTTATGGAAAACCCAATTCTTAATGGGGTAAATATTATAGGAAACACTGTTTATTCAACAGAAGATTTAATGAAAGTTATACAAACTGAGCCTGGAAAGATATTTAATATTAATACTATCAGAGAAGATAGAGATAGAATTTTAAAAAAATATCAAGATGATGGGTATACACTTACTGATGTTACAGATATAGGAATCAATGGAAATCTAGAACTTGAAATTTATTTGAGTGAAGGAACAGTAAGAGATATTCAATTCAAAAAGATGGTAACAAAACAAAAAGGTGCTAGAAGAAAACCTACTGATGATGTTTTAAAAACTAAAACATATGTAATAGAGAGAGAACTTGAATTTTCTAAAGATGAAATATTTAATTCAAATAAATACGATGAAACTGTAAAAAATCTAATGAGATTAGGACATTTCAAAAATGTTAAATATGAATCAAGAGATATTCCTGGAGATCCAGATGGAAAAACTATAATACTTCTTCTTGATGAAGAAAGAACTGCTATACTTCAGGGAGCAATATCTTATGGTTCTGAAATAGGTCTATTAGGAACTATCTCAATAAAAGATACTAACTGGAAAGGTAAAGGTCAGGAACTTGGATTTACATTTGAGAAATCTGATGAAGATTATACAAGCTTTTCAATTAATTTCTATGATCCTTGGATCAAAGATACAGATAGAATTTCATGGGGATGGAGCTTATACAAAAATAGCTATGAAGACGATGACAGTAAATTATTCCATGAAATAGATACTATTGGAGCTAAATTCAATATAGGTAAAGGACTTACTAAAAATGTAAGATTAAGTCTTGGAACTAAATTTGAATATGTAGAAGAAAAAGCTCAAAAGAATAAATTCTATAAAAATGGTGGAAAATATTATTGGTTTAATGGTGGAGAAGAAGTTCAAGGTATTGATGATGACTACTTTATTTGGAGTTTATTTCCATCTTTAACTTATGACACAAGAAACCATTTCTGGAATCCTACAGCAGGAGAATATGCTAAACTTCAACTAGAAGGAGGATATGCTGGTGGTTATGATGGTGATATTTTTGGAAATATTACATTAGAACTTAGAAAATATCATAGAGGATTCTTTAAAAATAATACATTTGCTTATAAAGTTGTTGGAGGAATCATGACAGATTCTACAAAAGAAACTCAAAGATTCTGGGTAGGTGGAGGAAGTACACTTAGAGGATACGATGGTGGTTTCTTTAAAGGTACTCAAAAGATTGTTGGTACTGTTGAAAACAGAACTCAAATCAATGAACTTCTTGGATTTGTTGTATTCTTTGATGCTGGTAGAGCATGGAATTATAAAGGAAGAGATAGAGATTATGGTCAAGATGCAGATATTCCAGATAAAATTGCAACAACAGCAGGGGTAGGATTAAGACTTAATACACCTATTGGTCCATTAAGATTTGACTTTGGATGGCCAGTTGGAGATAAAATGGATAGTGGAATGGAGTTCTATTTCAATATGGGACAATCATTTTAA
- a CDS encoding OmpH family outer membrane protein gives MKKILIPAMALMLSVSAFAMKVGYVNSQEAFAKFSQTKTVQENLNKEKTRLENEIKQKEVALQKAQLELQAKGAKVTDKEKTAFEGQVKAFQKFIQDSQTKLSKEEFTRFQAIETTMNNAISEVAKAGKYDYVFEAGAVKFGGENITDKVISTMEKNKK, from the coding sequence ATGAAAAAAATATTAATACCAGCAATGGCATTAATGCTGTCAGTATCAGCATTTGCTATGAAAGTTGGGTATGTTAACTCACAAGAGGCTTTTGCTAAATTTTCCCAAACTAAAACAGTTCAAGAAAATTTAAATAAAGAAAAAACTAGACTTGAAAATGAAATCAAACAAAAAGAAGTAGCGCTTCAGAAAGCACAACTTGAACTTCAAGCAAAAGGAGCAAAGGTTACTGATAAAGAAAAAACAGCTTTTGAAGGACAAGTAAAAGCTTTCCAAAAATTTATACAAGATTCTCAAACTAAATTGAGCAAAGAGGAATTTACAAGATTCCAAGCTATTGAAACTACAATGAATAATGCAATTTCAGAAGTGGCTAAAGCTGGAAAATATGATTATGTATTTGAAGCTGGAGCAGTAAAATTTGGTGGAGAAAATATAACTGATAAAGTAATAAGCACTATGGAAAAAAACAAAAAATAG
- a CDS encoding translocation/assembly module TamB domain-containing protein produces the protein MKEFYKNNKKKIITGLSLLLILAGGYWSVRYHLSKTVEIILQIALGPKISSSSIEFKRYGLIEIKNLKLVNNKKTIIEAPKVELLYSKESLKKLRIEDIIIYDGTANITREKNGDINIVAAFTVGSKEESVDIETKEKEYKPGIGVPINRITAINATTNYTDLSYTNPIQETAYGTNGFLTFSKEKGINLIFKGKNEQQLYTFALNTSKEPYDINIKLENIAVKTELLQYAYDGDEISYKGGMLNLDLSISPKGLFGNADFKDVTVKYKELDTDIKVSEGTVDFQGKTVIVKADYEVFDTKEKFLLVYADDELNIDFAAKNVTYPQIQKYSLAKDINLPIENLVINDVKFNLNLNSEREFKVTIDFLSKDFVLNNLELRNTIGKFVYDSKGIHIKDLSTDFSFWNKERKEELFKKKIALSLDYFEDEGALTFDIKGNESINNYIPNINGVFNFETKNKNFNFNFLSNIIKLRGRYYSNIEKINLYRAGKFSLDYDLKNKNLERGSGVIDFNLYNLRFALDFIAENNKIMIDSLTAHDKNEDKITFNLTGETDISKMSYDLKFDAEELNVERNILNEDALLNASLNGEISGENGNINASVDVKSLTFKYLAEIKDIAGKFEFKKDEKIFGDFKGSIGQVRYNDYDLNGFIFAMRIKDDKFEIRDFRNGIIDINGNINLKNLASNINFSVKDLDFEKFNIEYPKFYINDVKGKITGKINDPKIDVKINDIKLDIGDEKKDILVHGDINYSKSLVKANKIYLNSNIFNGKYNLKNKKYNAVLNIIEDDPSEYYLDTNLKYRVIGTLKVDGEDKKINARLNSTIDKIYMRGTKLPNVYVEGRYKTDNIPDGTIELNKIVLSNGDMKDILQLTAGYNLQTKEISADIDNQVVKLDTLKEYTKEETVNGNLIFNGKLSGKVEDLKYDLKINSNLISMKEINFKNFLIKINGNLDKVFLDEFSFKYLENSFYSKGDVTLENKKYNFLVNSSKINLDFLNIFLEKYGITNIEGIAAFNLDLKDDGNSGYFNLMNFGMKSKEFFINMDNFNSTIKLDKKRLYIENFQGKLNDGDTTLKGYLELPSITDIAENPYYMEDLDYDISLDTKGVNYKYSDYFRVMFDTKFNMKNNKLAGNINIIDGEVENIPSNSKSLFQIIKNFLFKSSSSIVNKSEDLGKDFQINTIFEKSLELDVTLKIDKGIKLDIQDVNIFVGDVEGIVVGGGRLSGKNGKFVFLGDAEIKNGSLAINGNTFELDKALVIFNDRKDYFPNVNPTLVIDSRVKVQNDELGMSINGELDALRFTITSKNGSASGNLSSLLIGDEEFSDSASATLFKTVIGSQLSQTIFRPVSNLIKNTLNISKFRIKSNILTSENQNPNAEDNRLRLGAVIEAEDNIYKDKLYWVARGTLLGDDNAENNNERNSGAFEEYDFSVEYRFKPGQSIGIGAGKLPRKAKTKADENSKNSINYHIDFKFEKKYDTLLDIFRKQ, from the coding sequence ATGAAAGAATTTTACAAGAATAATAAGAAAAAAATCATAACTGGACTTTCCCTCCTTTTAATTTTGGCAGGAGGATATTGGTCTGTGAGATATCATCTGTCAAAAACAGTTGAGATAATACTTCAGATAGCTTTAGGACCTAAAATTTCAAGCAGTTCTATTGAATTTAAAAGATATGGGTTAATAGAAATAAAAAATCTTAAACTGGTAAATAATAAAAAAACTATTATTGAGGCTCCTAAGGTGGAACTTCTTTATTCTAAAGAATCACTTAAAAAGCTAAGAATAGAAGATATCATAATATATGATGGGACAGCAAACATAACTAGAGAGAAAAATGGAGATATAAATATAGTTGCTGCATTTACTGTAGGAAGTAAGGAAGAAAGTGTTGATATAGAAACAAAAGAAAAAGAATACAAACCTGGTATAGGAGTACCTATAAACAGGATAACTGCTATAAATGCTACAACTAATTATACAGATCTTTCATATACGAATCCTATACAGGAAACTGCTTATGGAACAAATGGATTTCTTACTTTCAGTAAAGAAAAAGGAATTAATCTAATATTTAAAGGCAAAAATGAACAGCAGTTATATACTTTTGCTTTAAATACAAGTAAAGAGCCATATGATATAAATATAAAACTTGAAAATATAGCTGTAAAAACAGAGCTGCTTCAATATGCTTATGATGGAGATGAGATATCATACAAAGGTGGAATGCTAAATTTAGATCTTTCAATTTCACCTAAAGGTTTATTTGGAAATGCTGATTTTAAAGACGTTACAGTAAAATATAAAGAATTGGATACAGATATAAAAGTATCTGAAGGAACAGTGGATTTTCAAGGTAAAACTGTAATAGTTAAAGCTGATTATGAAGTATTTGATACAAAAGAAAAATTTCTTTTGGTATATGCTGATGATGAACTGAATATAGATTTTGCTGCTAAAAATGTAACATATCCTCAAATACAGAAGTATTCTTTAGCTAAAGATATTAATCTGCCCATAGAGAATTTAGTTATAAATGATGTAAAATTTAATCTTAATCTTAATTCAGAAAGAGAGTTTAAAGTTACAATAGATTTTTTAAGTAAGGATTTTGTTCTAAATAATTTAGAACTTAGAAATACTATTGGAAAATTTGTTTATGATAGTAAAGGGATACATATAAAGGATTTAAGTACAGATTTTTCATTCTGGAACAAAGAAAGAAAAGAAGAACTTTTTAAAAAGAAAATAGCATTATCACTTGATTACTTTGAAGACGAAGGGGCTTTAACCTTTGATATAAAAGGGAATGAATCTATAAATAATTATATTCCTAATATTAATGGAGTATTTAATTTTGAAACAAAAAACAAAAATTTTAATTTTAATTTTCTATCAAATATTATTAAGTTAAGAGGAAGGTATTATTCAAATATTGAAAAAATAAATCTTTACAGAGCAGGGAAATTTTCGCTTGATTATGATTTAAAAAATAAAAATCTCGAAAGAGGGAGTGGAGTAATAGATTTTAATCTATATAATCTTAGATTTGCTCTCGATTTTATAGCAGAAAATAACAAAATAATGATAGATAGTCTTACTGCTCATGATAAAAACGAGGATAAAATAACTTTTAATCTTACTGGAGAAACTGATATAAGTAAAATGTCTTATGATTTAAAATTTGATGCTGAAGAATTGAATGTAGAACGAAATATTTTGAACGAAGATGCTCTTTTAAATGCTTCTCTTAATGGAGAGATATCAGGAGAAAATGGAAACATAAATGCTTCAGTAGATGTTAAATCTCTGACTTTTAAATATCTAGCTGAAATTAAAGATATTGCTGGGAAGTTTGAATTTAAAAAAGATGAAAAAATTTTTGGAGACTTTAAAGGCAGCATAGGCCAAGTAAGATATAATGATTATGATCTTAATGGATTTATTTTTGCAATGAGAATAAAAGATGACAAATTTGAAATAAGAGATTTTAGAAATGGGATAATAGATATAAATGGAAATATAAACCTGAAAAATTTAGCTTCAAATATCAATTTTTCTGTAAAAGATTTAGACTTTGAAAAATTTAATATAGAATATCCTAAATTCTATATTAATGATGTAAAAGGGAAAATAACTGGAAAGATAAATGATCCAAAAATAGATGTAAAAATAAATGACATAAAACTGGATATTGGAGATGAAAAAAAAGATATCCTTGTTCATGGAGATATAAATTATTCTAAATCACTTGTAAAGGCAAATAAAATTTATCTTAACAGCAATATTTTTAATGGAAAATATAATTTGAAAAATAAAAAATATAATGCTGTTTTAAACATAATAGAGGATGATCCATCTGAATATTATTTGGATACAAATTTAAAATATAGAGTAATTGGAACTTTGAAAGTAGATGGTGAAGATAAAAAAATAAATGCTAGATTAAATTCTACAATAGATAAGATATATATGAGAGGAACAAAACTTCCAAATGTATATGTAGAGGGAAGATATAAAACTGATAATATTCCTGATGGAACTATTGAATTAAATAAAATAGTTCTTTCGAATGGAGATATGAAAGATATTCTTCAATTGACAGCAGGCTATAATTTACAGACAAAAGAAATAAGTGCTGACATAGATAATCAGGTGGTCAAACTGGATACATTAAAAGAGTATACAAAAGAAGAAACTGTAAATGGAAATCTTATTTTTAATGGAAAACTTTCTGGAAAAGTAGAAGACCTGAAATATGATTTAAAAATAAATAGTAATCTTATTTCAATGAAAGAAATAAATTTTAAAAATTTTTTAATAAAAATAAATGGAAATCTTGATAAAGTATTCTTAGATGAATTTTCGTTTAAGTACCTTGAGAACTCCTTTTATTCTAAAGGAGATGTAACATTAGAAAATAAAAAATACAACTTTTTAGTAAACTCTTCTAAAATAAATTTAGATTTTTTAAACATTTTTTTAGAAAAATATGGTATAACTAATATAGAAGGAATTGCAGCCTTCAATTTAGATTTGAAAGATGATGGAAACAGCGGGTATTTCAATTTGATGAATTTTGGAATGAAATCTAAAGAATTTTTTATTAATATGGATAACTTTAATAGTACAATTAAACTTGATAAAAAACGTCTTTATATAGAAAATTTCCAAGGAAAACTGAATGATGGGGATACTACTTTAAAAGGATATCTGGAATTACCAAGCATAACAGATATAGCTGAAAATCCTTATTATATGGAAGATTTAGACTATGATATATCACTTGATACTAAAGGAGTAAACTATAAATACAGCGATTACTTTAGAGTTATGTTTGATACAAAATTTAATATGAAAAATAATAAATTAGCAGGAAATATTAATATCATAGATGGAGAAGTTGAAAATATTCCAAGTAACTCAAAATCATTATTTCAGATAATCAAAAACTTTTTATTTAAATCATCATCCTCAATAGTAAATAAAAGTGAAGATCTTGGAAAAGATTTTCAGATTAACACTATTTTTGAAAAATCATTAGAATTAGATGTAACGCTGAAAATAGATAAAGGAATCAAACTTGATATACAGGATGTCAATATATTTGTTGGTGATGTAGAAGGAATTGTTGTAGGAGGAGGAAGACTTTCAGGTAAAAATGGAAAATTTGTTTTCTTAGGAGATGCAGAAATAAAAAATGGTTCATTAGCAATAAATGGAAATACGTTTGAATTAGATAAAGCACTTGTAATATTTAATGACAGAAAAGATTATTTTCCTAATGTAAATCCAACTTTAGTTATAGACTCTAGAGTAAAAGTACAGAATGATGAATTAGGAATGAGCATAAATGGGGAACTGGATGCCCTTAGATTTACAATAACATCTAAAAATGGAAGTGCCAGTGGTAATTTATCATCTTTGTTAATAGGGGATGAAGAATTTTCTGACAGTGCCTCAGCAACATTATTTAAAACTGTAATAGGAAGTCAATTATCGCAAACAATATTCAGACCAGTTTCAAATCTTATAAAAAATACTTTGAATATATCAAAATTTAGGATAAAGTCAAATATTTTGACAAGTGAAAATCAGAATCCAAATGCAGAGGATAACAGGCTGCGTTTAGGTGCTGTCATAGAAGCAGAAGATAATATTTACAAAGATAAATTATACTGGGTAGCAAGAGGTACCTTATTGGGGGATGATAACGCAGAAAATAATAACGAGAGAAACAGTGGAGCATTTGAAGAATATGACTTTTCAGTAGAATACAGATTTAAACCTGGACAATCTATTGGAATAGGAGCAGGAAAGCTTCCTAGAAAGGCTAAAACTAAGGCCGATGAAAATTCAAAAAATTCTATAAATTATCATATTGACTTCAAATTTGAGAAAAAATATGATACTCTATTAGATATCTTCAGAAAGCAATAA
- a CDS encoding TIGR03936 family radical SAM-associated protein: MKKRVYFDKFGEMKFISHLDLLRFFDRLLKKSQIPVKYSQGFHPRPKMSFGSPVSLGTEAYDEMMDFELETPMSNEEVFKRLNSSNVVGFKVNKVEEVPKKSSIMEEYTVMIYEIEGSEEDISKLEELLNRDEIVEIKEKKGKIATRDLKVRIKSFKRENNKIAMEIINTSPNSYLELVGIEQQDVKIKRCGYKINS, from the coding sequence ATGAAAAAAAGAGTGTATTTTGATAAGTTTGGAGAAATGAAATTCATTTCCCACCTAGACTTGCTCAGATTTTTTGACAGACTTTTAAAAAAATCTCAGATTCCTGTAAAATACAGTCAAGGATTCCATCCAAGACCTAAAATGTCTTTTGGAAGTCCTGTGTCCTTGGGAACAGAAGCATATGATGAAATGATGGATTTTGAATTGGAAACTCCAATGTCAAATGAAGAGGTATTTAAAAGGCTTAATAGTAGCAATGTTGTAGGTTTCAAAGTAAATAAAGTTGAGGAAGTACCTAAAAAATCCTCCATAATGGAAGAATATACTGTCATGATATATGAGATTGAAGGCAGTGAAGAAGATATCTCAAAATTAGAAGAACTTTTGAACAGAGATGAAATAGTAGAAATAAAAGAGAAGAAGGGGAAAATTGCCACAAGAGATCTTAAAGTAAGAATAAAATCTTTTAAAAGAGAGAATAATAAGATTGCTATGGAAATAATAAATACTTCACCTAATTCTTATCTTGAGCTTGTAGGTATAGAGCAGCAAGATGTAAAAATAAAAAGATGTGGATATAAAATAAATTCTTAA
- a CDS encoding class II fructose-bisphosphate aldolase: MYNYKDLGLSNTKEMFAKANKEGYAVPAFNFNNMEMALAIVEACAEMGSPVILQCSKGALSYMGADVVPLLGKAAVDRARNMGSDIPVALHLDHGPDIATVKTCIESGFSSVMIDGSHYDFSKNIEVSKEVVEYAHKFDVTVEAELGVLAGIEDDVKAESHTYTNPDEVEEFVNKTGVDSLAIAIGTSHGAHKFKPGEDPKLRLDILEEIERRIPGFPIVLHGSSAVPKQYTDMIKEFGGEVKDAIGIPNAELRKASKSAVAKINVDTDGRLAFTAAIRRVLGTNPKEFDPRKYLGAAKDEMKAYYKTKIVDVFGSEGAYKKGTK, translated from the coding sequence ATGTACAATTATAAAGATTTAGGACTTTCTAATACTAAAGAAATGTTTGCTAAAGCTAATAAAGAAGGGTATGCAGTTCCTGCATTTAACTTCAATAATATGGAAATGGCTCTTGCTATAGTAGAAGCATGTGCTGAAATGGGTTCACCAGTAATCCTTCAATGTTCAAAAGGAGCTCTTAGCTACATGGGAGCTGATGTAGTGCCTTTATTAGGTAAAGCAGCTGTAGACAGAGCAAGAAATATGGGATCAGATATTCCAGTAGCTCTTCATTTAGATCATGGACCTGATATTGCAACTGTAAAAACTTGTATTGAATCTGGTTTCTCATCAGTAATGATTGATGGATCTCACTATGATTTTTCAAAAAATATAGAAGTATCAAAAGAAGTAGTAGAATATGCTCATAAATTTGATGTAACAGTAGAAGCTGAGTTAGGAGTTCTAGCTGGTATCGAAGATGATGTTAAAGCTGAAAGCCATACTTATACAAATCCTGATGAAGTAGAAGAGTTTGTAAATAAAACAGGAGTTGATTCTTTAGCAATAGCTATAGGAACTTCTCATGGAGCTCATAAATTTAAACCAGGTGAAGATCCTAAATTAAGACTTGATATATTAGAAGAAATCGAAAGAAGAATCCCAGGATTCCCTATTGTACTTCACGGATCATCAGCTGTACCTAAGCAATATACAGATATGATAAAAGAATTTGGTGGAGAAGTTAAAGATGCAATAGGAATTCCTAATGCTGAATTAAGAAAAGCTTCTAAATCAGCAGTTGCAAAAATTAATGTTGATACTGATGGAAGACTTGCATTCACAGCTGCTATCAGGAGAGTTCTTGGAACTAATCCAAAAGAATTTGACCCAAGAAAATATCTTGGAGCTGCAAAAGATGAAATGAAAGCTTATTACAAAACTAAAATAGTAGATGTGTTTGGTTCTGAAGGGGCTTATAAAAAAGGAACAAAATAA